A window of Lepidochelys kempii isolate rLepKem1 chromosome 1, rLepKem1.hap2, whole genome shotgun sequence contains these coding sequences:
- the LOC140910249 gene encoding uncharacterized protein, protein MQSSSAQVTMIESQNRKRAPAWTEREVWDLIAVWGEESVLSELRSSFRNAKTFVKISQGMKDRGHNRDPKQCRVKLKELRQAYQKTREANSRSRSEPQTCRFYDELHAILGGSATTTPAVLFDSFNGDGGNTEAGFGDEEDDDEEEVVDSSQQASGETGFPDSQELFLTLDLEPVPPEPTQGCLLDPAGGEGTSAACVSMTTGSSPSQRLVKLRKKKKRTRDEMFSELMLSSHTDRAQTNAWRQIMSECRKAQNDREERWRAEESKWRAEESKWRAEDRAEAQMWRQRDERRQDSMLRLLQDQTSMLQCMVELQQRQLEHKLPLQPLCASTESCGSSLCKSGQLAGLTSEVYMPSLAAKPGVEQLDNPYAGDHFGQFQ, encoded by the exons atgcagagctcatcagcacaggtgaccatgatagagtcccagaatcgcaaaagagctccagcatggaccgaacgggaggtatgggatctgatcgctgtatggggagaggaatccgtgctatcagaactccgttccagttttcgaaatgccaaaacctttgtgaaaatctcccagggcatgaaggacagaggccataacagggacccgaagcagtgccgcgtgaaactgaaggagctgaggcaagcctaccagaaaaccagagaggcgaacagccgctctaggtcagagccccaaacatgccgcttctatgatgagctgcatgccattttagggggttcagccaccactaccccagccgtgttgtttgactccttcaatggagatggaggcaatacggaagcaggttttggggacgaagaagatgatgatgaggaggaggttgtagatagctcacagcaagcaagtggagaaaccggttttcccgacagccaggaactgtttctcaccctagacctggagccagtaccccccgaacccacccaaggctgcctcctggacccagcaggcggagaagggacctctg ctgcatgtgtttcaatgaccacaggatcttctccttcccagaggctagtgaagcttagaaagaaaaaaaaacgcactcgcgatgaaatgttctccgagctcatgctgtcctcccacactgacagagcacagacgaatgcgtggaggcaaataatgtcagagtgcaggaaagcacaaaatgaccgggaggagaggtggcgggctgaagagagtaagtggcgggctgaagagagtaagtggcgggctgaagacagggctgaagctcaaatgtggcggcagcgtgatgagaggaggcaggattcaatgctgaggctgctgcaggaccaaaccagtatgctccagtgtatggttgagctgcagcaaaggcagctggagcacaaactgccactgcagcccctct GTGCAAGTACAGAATCTTGTGGTAGCTCCTTATGCAAAAGTGGGCAGCTTGCTGGTTTGACCTCTGAGGTATACATGCCTTCTTTGGCTGCTAAGCCTGGTGTTGAGCAGCTTGATAATCCGTACGCAGGGGATCACTTTGGCCAATTTCAGTAG